The following coding sequences lie in one Actinopolymorpha sp. NPDC004070 genomic window:
- a CDS encoding ABC transporter permease codes for MTTPPDTGTPAGTPAPAEAGALRSVRSVVRERRKAALLRFWAGYRRQPAGMAGLVGMAVIVVLALAAPLITDSAGLDVTQATGDRLQPPSAAFPLGTDETGRSVLLLTLWGARISLLVGVTATLLAMGIGTLVGIAAGHFGGWFTGLLMRVTDWFIVLPRLVLAIALAAVLGPSLTTIVVAIGVTSWPGTARLIRAQTLAVEARPYLERARALGAGHWHQMTRHVLPNVMPLVLASTTLEVASAVLAEATLSFLGLGDPARVSWGSMLSRANSSGAVTFGAWWYLLTPGLAILVVVLCFTLCGRALEAVFNPRLRGR; via the coding sequence ATGACCACACCTCCCGACACCGGGACACCCGCCGGGACACCCGCGCCTGCCGAGGCCGGGGCGCTGCGCTCGGTGCGATCGGTCGTACGCGAACGCCGCAAGGCCGCCCTGCTCCGGTTCTGGGCCGGTTACCGCCGCCAGCCAGCCGGCATGGCCGGCCTGGTCGGGATGGCGGTCATCGTCGTGCTCGCCCTGGCCGCTCCCCTGATCACCGACAGCGCCGGGCTGGACGTGACCCAGGCCACCGGCGACCGGCTGCAGCCGCCGAGCGCGGCGTTCCCGCTCGGCACCGACGAGACCGGTCGCTCGGTGCTGCTGCTCACTCTGTGGGGCGCGCGGATCTCCCTGCTCGTCGGGGTGACGGCCACCCTGCTGGCGATGGGGATCGGCACCCTGGTCGGCATCGCCGCCGGCCACTTCGGCGGCTGGTTCACCGGCCTGCTGATGCGGGTGACCGACTGGTTCATCGTGCTGCCGCGCCTGGTGCTGGCGATCGCGCTGGCCGCCGTGCTCGGGCCGAGCCTGACCACCATCGTGGTGGCGATCGGGGTGACGTCCTGGCCGGGCACCGCCCGGCTGATCCGGGCGCAGACCCTGGCGGTCGAGGCGCGTCCGTACCTCGAACGCGCCCGTGCGCTCGGCGCCGGCCACTGGCACCAGATGACCCGGCACGTGCTCCCGAACGTCATGCCGCTGGTGCTGGCCAGCACCACCCTGGAGGTCGCCAGCGCCGTGCTGGCCGAGGCCACGCTGTCCTTCCTCGGGCTCGGCGACCCCGCCCGGGTCTCCTGGGGCAGCATGCTGAGCCGGGCCAACTCCTCCGGCGCGGTGACGTTCGGCGCTTGGTGGTACCTCCTCACCCCGGGCCTGGCCATCCTGGTCGTCGTTCTCTGCTTCACGTTGTGCGGGCGCGCGCTGGAAGCGGTGTTCAACCCGAGACTGCGGGGGCGGTAG